A window from Rhipicephalus microplus isolate Deutch F79 unplaced genomic scaffold, USDA_Rmic scaffold_88, whole genome shotgun sequence encodes these proteins:
- the LOC142790237 gene encoding uncharacterized protein LOC142790237 has product MCSRVGAVSAARVGRGIRCTEKPGEDFQVVLPQLPSGDSVLHTVFLHGNLKARPYRVEHVRDSLARLSLLPEVVALGAYQMNHVWAVTFKDDEGKKKMLAAESFDLKDHRCMVVDPRDRGVRLKLYWLLHGVPDEAVRVALTPYGKVTEISRDKWKVQGCNDKGSTTRSVTLRLHAGVSVDDLPHQLRVAEDMALVVIPGRAPLCLRCRAIGHIRRDCRVPRCGVCRRYGHDDAHCVRSYASIAGPGQTDEVSEHLMDAVDAEEASREDGYTEGPATPPEQSSGAALESTNKGDKHSGAPGTNLDTAAVENDATAASKSSSAAREGGPEATDAEMTKAGAIAFKRARETPDRTGNVDTSAINEPPTKTATGRRPTFKPRPNLSPDRRGTQTSAPP; this is encoded by the coding sequence atgtgctcccgcgtaggggcggtttcagcggcccgtgtgggccgcggtatcaggtgtaccgaaaagccaggcgaagatttccaggttgttctgcctcagctgccttcaggtgattccgttttgcacacggtttttttgcacggaaacttgaaagccaggccatatcgagtggagcatgtccgagacagccttgctcgtctttcgctgctgccggaagtggttgccctaggggcataccaaatgaatcatgtatgggcagtgacgttcaaggatgatgagggtaaaaagaagatgctggcggcggagtcttttgatctaaaggaccatcgctgtatggtggttgacccccgtgatcgaggtgtgcggctgaagttgtactggcttcttcatggcgtgccggacgaggctgtgcgagtcgccttaacgccctacggaaaagtgaccgagataagcagagataaatggaaggtgcagggttgtaatgataaaggttcaaccacgcggtcggtcacgctgaggctacacgcgggcgtgtccgtggacgacctgccacaccaactgCGAGTTGCGGAGGATATGGCGCTCGTCGTAATTCCTGGCAGAGCACCGCTATGCCTCCGATGCCGGGCTATCGGACACATTCGACGGGATTGCCGCGTGCCGCGCTGTGGGGTCTGTCGTCGCTATGGCCACGATGACGCCCACTGTGTGAGGTCGTACGCCAGCATTGCGGGCCCAGGCCAAACAGACGAAGTGTCTGAACACCTGATGGATGCCGTGGATGCCGAAGAAGCGAGCAGGGAAGACGGTTATACGGAAGGCCCTGCCACGCCCCCTGAACAGTCTTCTGGGGCCGCACTGGAATCTACCAATAAAGGCGACAAGCACTCTGGTGCGCCAGGAACGAATTTAGACACGGCAGCAGTAGAGAACGACGCTACAGCAGCGAGCAAGTCAtcttcagctgcgcgagagggcggcccggaagcaacggacgccgagatgaccaaggccggtgctatcgcttttaagcgagctcgtgaaacacctgaccgtaccggaaatgttgacacgtcggccatcaatgaacctccaacaaagacggcgactggtcgtcggcctacctttaaaccacgaccaaacctgtctcctgaccgtaggggcactcaaacgtcggccccgccgtag